The Candidatus Glassbacteria bacterium genome includes a window with the following:
- a CDS encoding ion transporter, whose product MSRIKERVAFYLEDCTTTAGKLIELSLLTVNLAACVLFVIITYHSLDEVPAGLVLLELGMVAVFAIEYLLRLWTAELKLRFALSFFGIVDLLSILPIFFQVHTLGFVRSLRALRILRFTRFLESEVFFFGRLSRLQLQIVRVLFTIFTVMFIWAGFIHYAETGAPGGTIHNFGDAFYFAIVTLSTVGFGDIIPVTQTGRWFTALMISSGVVLIPWQASRLVQVMVETGTRRKNVTCRQCGLTGHEPDSSYCRLCGGELEAEIPGGGKLS is encoded by the coding sequence ATGAGCCGGATCAAGGAGCGGGTGGCGTTCTACCTCGAAGACTGCACCACCACCGCAGGCAAGCTGATCGAGTTGTCCCTGCTGACGGTTAACCTGGCTGCCTGCGTGCTGTTCGTGATAATCACTTATCACTCGCTCGACGAGGTGCCTGCCGGCCTGGTGCTGCTGGAACTGGGGATGGTGGCCGTGTTCGCCATCGAATACCTGCTTCGCCTCTGGACCGCCGAATTGAAACTCCGCTTCGCGCTAAGTTTCTTCGGCATCGTTGACCTGCTCTCGATCCTGCCCATATTTTTCCAGGTCCACACTCTCGGTTTCGTCCGATCGTTGCGGGCGTTGCGTATTCTGCGGTTCACCCGTTTCCTGGAATCCGAGGTGTTCTTTTTCGGCAGGCTCAGCCGCCTCCAGCTTCAGATAGTCCGGGTGCTGTTCACCATTTTCACGGTGATGTTTATCTGGGCAGGGTTTATCCACTATGCGGAGACCGGCGCTCCCGGCGGCACGATCCACAACTTCGGCGATGCGTTCTACTTTGCGATTGTCACCCTGAGCACGGTCGGCTTCGGGGATATCATCCCGGTCACCCAGACCGGCCGCTGGTTCACGGCACTGATGATTTCCAGCGGCGTGGTCCTGATCCCCTGGCAGGCGAGTCGGCTTGTGCAGGTGATGGTCGAGACCGGCACGCGCCGCAAAAACGTAACCTGCCGTCAATGTGGACTTACGGGCCACGAACCCGACTCGAGCTACTGCCGGCTTTGCGGCGGGGAGCTGGAAGCGGAAATTCCGGGCGGCGGGAAATTAAGCTGA